The Parus major isolate Abel chromosome 12, Parus_major1.1, whole genome shotgun sequence genome segment CAAGCAGCCGCAGGCCTCTGTGGCAGGACATCCCTGGCATAATCAAACTCCATCTTCTCTCCCCAACTTCTCAGGAGCATCGTCCATACCCCCAGCACCGCCCCCGCCAcccctgccaccagcagctcctcccctgAGCACAGAGGTGCCGACGGCGCTGCCCGACGTCAGCGCAAGCCGAGGAGCCTTGCTCAGCTCCATTCAGAACTTTCAGAAAGGAActctgaagaaaacacagacGTGCGACTACAGTGCTCCCAGGATCAGCTGAGGCCACTGGTCACTCCAGGATTCaattccctctccccctcctgtGCTGACCCTCCTGACCAGCAAGTGAcccaccagcacagagcagctgcagctccgTTCTCCCCGGTTTCAGCTTTCCTGAGtagcagcactgccctgcccgAGTTGCTCTGCCGTGCTGGGATAAGTACTCCGGTCTTTACTTGGCTGCAAGAACTGTGTTCTCTAGCTACAGTTTCAGAGGTACAGCAACTTCTATACAGCTGAAtaaaaaagccctgaaaataGGAATGACCATGATGATGAtgaattaatgcatttttcctaGCTCCATTCCACCCCGTTTTGTCAAATTACAGGAATGTAGTTTTAGTCTGCTCagtttttcagctcttttcatGCACTTGTAACTCATCTTAATTCTTGCTGTGTGGAGTCAACAACTTTGTTTTACACAATCCAACCCTTAAAGCATACTGCACaggtgagggagctggagaattAAATCTTACTCCCACGTTGGCTGGTGGAGTTAAAATGCTGACTCATTAAGCTTGTTTAAATGGACATCCTACTTGCAGCTCTAGgggaaagtgtttttaaatgaGGAAGCAGTTGAAATGGGAGGTTATAGAGCACTGGGATGTTACTGTTGattgaattaaatgaaaagttaCTTCAAGTTAATTCTACCATTTAAACTTTATTGAAAGATCctctttgatttaaaaacttAAACAAATTGCACTTTAAAGGATTATAGataatccattttttaaaattcaagtacATCAGTGTTTGTTACTATGCAGAGAATGTCTGTACAAAGTTTCATGTAACCTGTGATATTCagtcatttttattaaaatgttaatggaATTCCTACAGCAGCATGTGGTGGGTATGTCCAGGTGGGATTCAACCTCCAACCTAGACTTTCCAAGAACTGAACAGCACTTCTAAAGGAAATACCCTGGGAAGTATTCCTGACTCTTCAGAAACAGGACCCAAGCTATTCTGTCTGCTTACAGAAGGACCTCCTCTCCCTGTCTACCTGAGGTGCAGAGCAgaccctgcagcacaggctccCAAGGCAGCTCTCCCTCTGTACCAGAAGCTGCTGAGGGAAGCCTTGCAGAGCTCCCTGGGATGCAGTGATCTCCAAAAGGTCTGAATGTgtcccagctcctcacacacAATCCACACAACTGCTGCTTAGGCTCAGTGCAGCTGAATAAACTAACTCATTTTGCACTGTAAACTATAGTAAGAGTGTGCTGTTGTCAGCCCAGGtggggaattaaaaaaaaaaaaagaaaccacaaaaaaacttGAACagtaaaagcaaagcagctgggaactttttttttttttttaatcactgttaTGTGGCAGCTAAAGAAAAATTAGGTATTGTTTCCCATCACATACTGGAAAGGTTCAGGATCTTTATTTGAGCTCTTGTACAGAAGCCTTTCTGCATGTGCAGAGTGCTCTTCAAACCAGACACAGCCATCATCTCTTAACCCAGCCTGTGGGctgccacagcctctgctcagagctgcactgAACTGCTGCACTCACAGGCTGGGCTTCACATGATCAGCCACATCATTCCTCTTTGATAAGCCCTGCAACCACAGGCTCCTGCCGCTGTACAGCATTCAGGGCCTGCTCTTGCTCTTTGCAGCTCTGCACTCAATCACTGCTACAGCAAGttcagcacagctcctctggtACTTACAAGCCAAGCATAaccagaggatttttttcctcactctgATTTAGAACAGGGTTTCTCCACAAACAGTAGCACTAACCCAGCTGTACTGTTGAACAAACAAGCATTACCACATTGTTGCATATAGGAAGTGTGGCTTGGGGTGGGGGGGTAACCccatataaatattttgggaGGTCACTATACTTTCCCCATTGTACAAAAGATCATGGAGCTTATACAACAGAAATGATGCATACAACGTGCGCAACACCAAGAATGCCTTGTAAAGTAGGattttaaaacatgtatttaCAACTTACATATTCAAAGcttttttcactgcaaataCTATATCCTTCACTTGAGGTATGCTATTATCCTCTAAGATTTTTGCATAAGGCATGGGGACATCGGCACCGGTGACACGCACAGCTGGAGCATCCAAGTAGTTAAAGGCAGGTCCTGAAACAGAAGACAGCGTCAGGTTGCCAAGTACTACGGTTTTGTCTTGATTCAAtttctaaactattttattCCTGTAGCTCTAATATTCCAGAGAGTGGTGTTCTGGCTTGTTTGTGTTCATGCACTCTGGGGTTTGTTAATCCACCCTGTGAAAATCTCTAGAGCaagacagctccagctcatGTGATGTAACCTCTAACTGCCTTTGCCTGGCTTCATCAAGAATAGTCAGGATTTAGAGTAGGGAATGAGATCAGTGTACTGTGAAACTCAGTACCTTCCATGATCCTGGCACAGATTTCAGCTCCTACTCCAAACTGAGGCCAACCTCCTTCTACAGTTACCAGATGGTTTGTCTTGACCACGCTGGCTTCCACTGTTTCGATGTCCATCGGTCGAATGGTTCGCAGGTTTATAACCTGGGGGCAAAGGGAGTGTGAGCCTTGGTGTGATCTGAGCCTGTCAAACAACACTATTTGGGTACAGGGCCCTTCAGCACTTTCAGCTGTTCTGACTCCAGAAACAAAACTTAATAAAATTTCTAACTCAGAAACATGAATGGCACATGCTCTTAAGGCACTTGAAAGTATTAAGACCCCTGTAGTTAATACACTGAAGTTTTACAGAACGTGAGCAAGAAGATGctactttttcccccccacatcatggaaagagaaaaataacctAAACCCCACTCACCTCACACTCTACACCTTCTTTagaaagcacagcagctgcttccacACAATGGCCAACAGGTCTTGAGTGTGCAACTAATGTAACATGAGTTCCTAGAACAGAAACAAGTGTTGGAAGAAGCTCTTGAGATTTAAAGCTCTTTTCTAGACCTCAGGCTCCTTTCAAGCTAGCATTAGGATTCACTTGCAAATTTAGGGTTCTTATGTTTTTGAAGTACTGAGCCCAGACACAGTATGAAGAGAGGAAGAACCACGTTAAGACATAAATTTTACCCTTGAATTCAGGGAACTGAAGAGGTATTTCATGTAGTTTTCAGATTATCCTATTCAAACATCCATATAATTCAGAGGTAAATTATGAACAAGTGGGCTGAAACACCACAGTGAtctctttttgcatttttgacCAAAATTACATACTTAGGTGAGGAAAACATGGTGTCAGCCAATCTCAATACTACAGAACAAATCCTTTATGGAATCTTTTAGAAGGATTTAGAAGGGTTATCATTTAAACTGAGATATGGACAAGCAGATGATATTTCCTTGTAAGGGCAACAGAACATGAAACCACACTACTGAATAAAGAAGCATTTGAACACTTAACAtctgaaatacctttctgtGCCCCATGACAGCAGTACCCTGAATAACGGAGAGGTTAAGAAAAGTCTCCAAGCATGTGaattaaaaaggaagcaaatgcATTCTCAGCTTACCTTGCCTTTCTATTTTAGCTTTTCCAATGGGAATAACAAATTCCTTTGACTGTGCCTGTTCAGACATTTCAAAGGGAACACCATACAGTAATTCACTTTCCAGCATCACAACTACAAGGAAACATACTTGGATTAGCATGGACATCTGCAGGCACAGGCCAGCACTGACCATTAATGGTCCTGCAGCTCAAGACAGTAAACCCATCCAGGCAGCAAGGCAGTGAGGACTATGTCTGcagaaggaattttaaaaaaagcaaatctaaGTCTTTACTTCaataatgaattatttaaaaaacttCTCCAACTACTCTGAAATGAGGTCAGGTATTTTACTTTCAGTACATAACAGTACAATCACTAGTTTTAGAAaggtttcatatttttaattactctttgTGGAAAATAAAGGTTGCCCTACTCTTGAATAAGGGTATTTTGAATTTATAATTTGAATTTCATGATCTGTAAAATTGAGTTACATAGGCGCTATATATGCGGGAACTCCTCCTAACTCATCTTCACCCTTTTTAATCCCTTTATGACAGACTTATAAATGCTTCCAGGTTTCCTGACTGATACCAAACTAACACctagcagcagcagaaagtcAGTCAAAATAAATCTACTGTTAGTGAAAGCATGAGTCTGTGTCTTTTTACGTTCCCTAAAACTGCAGTAAATCAACTTTGAGTGCTTTAGGGTTTAACCAgtctttgtttttgtggggaaaaCAAGACATTCCTCAGGATCAAGTGCCAGGTATTTATGACCTGCTTGTGCTCACCTGGATTATCATCCCGGattgctgctttcagcagtCCTTTGGCATCTTCTGAGCTCCAAGGACTGACGACTTTGAGGCCGGGGCAGTGCCCATACCAGGCTGCAAAGCACTGGGAGTGCTGGGCAGCGACACCGGCTGATGCTCCGTTGGGGCCTCGGAAGACGATGGGAACAGCGATGGATCCTGCAGACATGTAACAGGTCTTGGCAGCAGAGTTGATAACCTGATCGATTGCTTGCATGGAGAAGTTGAATGTCATGAATTCACACACTGGTCTCAACCCTGCCTGTTAAATGTATCAAAAGAGattctttatataaaaatacgaaacatgtttttttacataaaaatagtttaattttaaaaaccagaagaggaatgaaaatgtaCAAACCATAGCAGCACCGACAGCGATTCCTGCAAAGCCCATCTGAAAGACAAGGAAACCAAGGGATAAGGATCAGGGAGCAGCCGATGGAGGGATCACCAGGGTTGGAGACAGGGCAACCTTACCTCGGATATCGGGGTGTCAATAACCCTTTTGTCCCCGTACTTCTTCCAGAGACCTCTGGAGatctgcagggcaggagaaaCGAGTCAGGGCCCGCCTGAAGCCTTTTCCCGGGCCGCTAACGTCTCCCACATACCTTGTAGGCACCATCGTACTGTGCCACCTCCTCGCCCAGCAGGAAGACGCGCTcgtccctctccagctcctcatccaGCGCCTGGTTCAGCGCGTCCCGCACCGTCACCTGCGAGACAGCGGCAGGCGGGCTGGGCGGGGGCGCGCTCCCACACGCCGGGAGTCACCTCAGACCGGTCACCTCaccgcccgcccgccccggggcCGGACCCTCCCCGCTACCTGTATGGCTGCGGGCGCGGAGAGGCGGAAGCCCCTGCGCTGCTGGAGTCGCTGGAGCGGGGCCCCGGCGTTGCGGCCGTGCGGGGCGAGGCGGGCGCCCAGCGCCAGGTGCCGCAGAGCCGCCGCAGCCGCCGCCATCTTGCCCGTGTCCTCTCCGCCCTGCGGCCGCCTGGCCCCGCCTTCCCCGCTCTCGCGAGAGCGTCCGCGGCGCGCGAGTGGTGGCGAGAAGCGCGCGGCCTTATCGCGCCACTTCCGGCACCGGAGCCGTGCGGGCACCCCCGCGGGGCCGCGCGTGGCGCGCGCCCGAGCGTCCCGCCCGCTGCCCCGGCCGGGCCCGCGCAGCCCCGCGGGGACGCGCCCGCCGGGACGGGCCGGCACCGCCGGGCGGTCCCGAGAGCGACAGGAACGCGCGTCCCTGCCGCGCCCGTCCGCTCCGCCCCGTCCCCGACGGCCGGGGCGGGGCTCGCCAGGACACTCCCCCGCGCCGTCCCCGCCCGCGCCGCCGGCTCCGCTCCGGGCTCGGGCACGGTccccgccgccgctgctgctgccgggcTCCGCCTCAGCGCCGAGAGCTGCGCCCGTGAGTGCCGGGCCaggcggggggcgcggggccaggcggggggcgcggggccgagcccccggggctgccccggctCGGGGGCGCCGTGCGGGGCGGGGGCCGCAGCCGCGGAGGGGAGCGCGTCACGGCGGGACGGGCGCGGAGCGGGGCAGGTGCCGGGCCGGGCACCCGGGGCCGTTCTGGGCCGGGCACAGCGAGCGGAGGCGCCGAGTTCGGGCGGGGAAGGGACAGGTGTTACCGGGGTCCTGGTCCCGGTCTGGCGCGGGGAGGGCGCGGTGGGGATGCCCAGGTGGGAGCCGCGGTGCCCGGCGGTGATTTGTGGCAGGCAGGGTCTGGGACTCGTGGGATTTGCTCCGGGCACGGAGAGGAGCCCGTTCTGCTGCCCCACggggagaggaggcagagctgagacTCTGTTAGACtctgttttggggtgggggtgaTGCCGTGGACTCTTGGGTCACTTGCGGGGAGAGAGGCAAAACGACTTCATTCCCAGCATCTTTGCTGAATCACTGTGGTCCGGGGGAGAGTTCTTTTACCACGATCTAGTTCTTTTACCACGAAATCTCGTTGGATTTCTCTGGGATGGAAACGGGCACTTCCCGGCTCCTGCTGAAGCCCTGGACCCCACTTTCAGGGGGGATTTCTATCCCATGTTGCTGTCACTCCTTGGTCCGTGTGTGCTAAGCCCCATCAGTGTGCGCAGGGAGGCTCGGTGTCTCTGACACTTGCCCACCGCCAGAACCGTTCAGAGATGCATTTCCTCGTTGGAAAAAGACTGGTTAATATCACAGAACCAAAGTACATGGATAAACCCCAATTATTATCACAGGTCATAGAAGCCTAAGTGCCCTGGGTTGCTTCAGTGGTACTAAGCTGGATATTAGAGTCCTTCTTTGGGTCTGTCATAGGAGGGGCAAAGTCGTACTGAGATATGGGCTGTTCCAACAAGAAGCAATTGAAATAAAGATTTGGAATTGGGACTTAAAATAGGATGTGATAGAACTCCTTGGGGGAGGGATGGAAACTTTAGGAGTTCAGAATTTATAGTGAAGCAATTAAACacaaaggaatgaaaatgtgtctttctGTCCTGCTTGATGTAAAGACTATTAGCAAAAAACAACTCAAGAAAAGCAACAACTAAGTTAACTTCTGATAAACTACATTAGTCATGATAAATATGACATGTGTTGAAAATGGTAGGTGCTTTCTTTAGTGAAGCTGATCTGCTGAATTGACAGAAGATTTGGTAACTGGTTGTTTTGAGAAtgtttctcctcctcctcactcccCTAGTTATAGTGGCACAGGGCTGGAACTCAGGGACCATCAGTGCACTGTAGTTTGGTGGAGAACAGTCAGCACTGGTGCTGCTCAGTGTTTGTCAGTTCAGGTGAGTCACCAATAAGTTAGAGTAGGAACTTGCCTTTCAAATGTTCTGACTGGCTGGGAAAGAGAGAGGTTGTCCCTGTACAGCATAACTGTGCTGGGGGATGGAGTTTCTTCTCATCTTGTGAGATCTAAGTGTGAGAGCCAGGGAACTTGCAAAGGGGGTGAGTAGCTGAAATGCCAAGTATATGTCAGAGTCTTACCTtgctctttttcatttttaagttgCTGCTGCTAGAATTCCTTCCATCTCTCTATTGACGTAGGAATCAAAGGTAATTTTTGAGGTTAAATATCCCATGCTGTACTATTGATACCAAGCTGCCCATGAAAGACTATTGCCAAGTAAatactttaattcttttatttgaaaagccAGATGAAGAACGTTCAGAGCAAATCAGGTGGTCTGTGCCTCTTGTCTTACAATGGCTGGGTGCATTTCTGCTCCTCCTTTGTGTAACTGTGTGTTACACCGTGGCAGGGGTCTCTTCAGGAGTGGTGGTAGCCTGTAGTCCCAGCAGTGCAAATGCCTGGTAGTGCTGCTGGCATCCCCTGGTCTGGCCCgagcctgtgtgtgtgttttcacaGATACAGACGTTCATCTGACtcttaaatgctttcttttaatttcagcttGCAAACTGgtttgcagctctgctctgggagaagCCCTGTTGGAGTTAGTGGCACTACCTGTTGCAGCAGTGTTGCTGATAAACAGCCTTGTAATCCTCTGAGTCATAACATATGAAATAAGAGTGAGCGTTTTATAAATGCAGGTATCCAGTTTGGTGTGTTGAGTATAAAGTGATGACTTGAGTGCTTTTCTTGCTTCCCATTCCagttctggctgtgctgggctgtggcaggagccCCAGTGactgtgtcactgctgtgtgtcCTCTCCCTGCACGCAGAGCAGTGTCACGGCAGCAGGACTGTGGTTTGACACCATCCATGCACTTCTGCTTCCACCAGAGTGGGATATCCCATTTGGCTTAACTGGGTCAGCAATTTGTCTGACTGAatttcactttaaatattttttgtggttATCAAACATAGGCTGCCTTGGGATATGACTGTGTGTCGTCTGTAATTTGCTGTCTGGACAGGAGTAGCTGTGTTGGCCAGCCTGTCCCTGCATGCTGTCCATTGGTGTGTGGCACAAGGACAGAGCTGGCTTGaggctgccagtgctgggggatGGATGGAGTGTCTGCCCACCCCCATTGATGATCACTGTGTTCCATTCAGGAGGATTTAAAGCATCATTGAAAGGGCACATGTCATGAAGGGCATCTATTCTCAGCCTTGCTGTGATGTTGTTGGCGAGTCCTTAGCTCAGGTTGTACCTAGCTCAGGTTGTACCCAAACTAAGCTACTTTCACCTGTGAAGTTGTCTAGAAATTCAGAGCTCCCAGGCTGATGAGGGAAGTAGCAAATAGTTGGGATCACACTTGGGCATTTTAGGATGGCCTCCTAGTATCATCCTTTCATGTGGCACATCTCGCTCCAGCACTGGTGTGCCAGGGAGGTCTGTCTGTGCCTTGTAGTTCTGGGTCCTTACACAAAGGTCACAGAGATTTCTCCATGCCCCTTCTCTGTTGAGGGCTAGGTTTATTTCAGATAATTGCTCCGGTAAATTATTCACTCTGGTGTTACACAGGAGTGCTGTGATCAAGGATTAAATCATGCCCTTGCACAGGCTTGCAGTGtcatctctttctttctctcatgaAGTCTTGATTCGTCTGTACTGGACTTACATGCTGACCAAAGTAACATATTCACCAGTTAAAATAACACTGATGGACATCTCTGTCTTTGAAATGTTCTGGATGTGTAATTTGAGTTAATTTTATTAAGACTACAGTCATGATTGCTGGCGAGGTTTCTGGCTGGCTGCATCATTTTACTTTCAAGTGAATATCAGAAACCCGTACCAGTCTCATATGCTTTTAATGCATCTGCATGTTATCCTCTTCTTGTACTTGATCAGAATAACACCTTCAAGTGCTGGAATTTAAAAGGCATTGCTAAAAGTTTACAAACTGTACTTGAGTGACAAttccaaaaaaagccaaaaaaccaaccaaccaaaaaaaacccaattcaaaaaaccccccaaaaactccccaaaacaaaacaaacaacaaaaccctgaCAGAATTCACTCCTTGATTTGTCAgcagttagaaaaaaataattacagaggTTGGCAAAAGAGCTGGTGTTCCAGGTTTATCTGCTCTTGGGGGATGTGCTTTAATGTACTCTCTTGAGGCATACTGTGTCTCTAATTTGTAAAAATAGGATCCTGGTATGACT includes the following:
- the PDHB gene encoding pyruvate dehydrogenase E1 component subunit beta, mitochondrial, coding for MAAAAAALRHLALGARLAPHGRNAGAPLQRLQQRRGFRLSAPAAIQVTVRDALNQALDEELERDERVFLLGEEVAQYDGAYKISRGLWKKYGDKRVIDTPISEMGFAGIAVGAAMAGLRPVCEFMTFNFSMQAIDQVINSAAKTCYMSAGSIAVPIVFRGPNGASAGVAAQHSQCFAAWYGHCPGLKVVSPWSSEDAKGLLKAAIRDDNPVVMLESELLYGVPFEMSEQAQSKEFVIPIGKAKIERQGTHVTLVAHSRPVGHCVEAAAVLSKEGVECEVINLRTIRPMDIETVEASVVKTNHLVTVEGGWPQFGVGAEICARIMEGPAFNYLDAPAVRVTGADVPMPYAKILEDNSIPQVKDIVFAVKKALNM